A stretch of DNA from Halorubrum sp. BOL3-1:
CGCGACCGCGGGTTCACCCAGTCGGAGGTCGCGGACGCGCTCGGCATCTCGCAGTCGGCGGTCTCGAAGTACGCCGCGGGCGACGTGGCCCGTCGCGACCGGATCGTCGCGGACGAGCGCGTGCGCGACCTCGTCGAGCGCGTGGGCGAGGGGCTGGCGAGCGGCGACCTCACCCCCGTCGCCGCGCTCGTCGAGATCGAGGTGTTGATCCGCCGGCTAGAGGAGGGCGACCTCCTCGCGGACCTCCACGAGGAGGCGATGCCGGCGCTCGCGGAGGCCGAAGTGGAGTTCTCGGTCCACGACCCCGACAGCGGCCTCCGCGAGCGCGAGCGCGTCCTCACGTCGGTCCGACGGGGACTCCGTGCCCTGACGAACGCCTCGGGCTTCGCCGGGCTGATCCCGAACGTCGGCGCGAACGTCGCGGAGTGTCTCGTCGACGCCGCCACGGTCGACGACGTCGCGGCGGTCCCCGGCCGGCTCGTCGACGTGAAGGGCCGGGCGATGGTGCCCGGCGAGCCGGAGTTCGGCGTGAGCGAGCACGTCGCGACGGTGCTGCTCGCGGCTCGGGAGGCGGGCGCGGACGTCCGCGGCGCGGTCAACCTTCGCTACGACCCCGAGACCGTCGAGGCGCTCGCGACCGACCACCCGACCGTCGAGTTCGACGCGGAGCGGCCGACCCGCGAGGCCGTCGCCGAGGCGGTCGCGGCCGCGGACCGCTCGGGGGACGAGGACGGGGAGTCGCTCGTGGTGTACCAGACCGGCGCGGTCGGCGTCGAGCCGATCGTCTACGTGCTCGCGCCGACCGCCGCCGAGGCGGCGCGGATCGTCCGCAGACTGCTGTGAGGCGGCGAGACGAGTGCCTTTATTTTCCGCGACGACGAACGGCCGGTCGTGACGCGACACCGGCGGCTCGGGATGCGGATGCGCCCCTTCTAGCGGCGGGTGGATCCGTCGCGTCGGCGCCGACCGGTAACGCGGTCGACGGCGGCGCGGCGGCGAAGCCCGTCGCCCTCCCGTAGCGCTCGGGCCGCCGAGGCGAGTGTGGCGCGTGGCGAGACGCACGCACCTCCCGCCGGCGGCCCCGAACCAGCGGGCTTTAGACCCGATCGACCGACACACGACACACACTACATGAGCCACGACGACTTCCCCACCGACCGTCCCGCGGTGGTGACCTGTGGGCTGCCGTACGCCAACGGCGACCTCCACATCGGTCACCTTCGCACCTACGTCGGCGGCGACGCCTACAGCCGCGCGCTCGAACGACTCGGCCAGGAGACCGCGTTCGTCTCCGGCTCCGACATGCACGGCACCCCCGTCGCGGTCAACGCCGAACAGGAGGGCGTCTCCCCCGAGGCGTTCGCGCTCGACTGGCACGAGCAGTACGCCGAGACGTTCCCGGAGTTCAACGTCGAGTTCGACAACTACGGGCACACCCACGACGAGACGAACGTCGAGCTGACACAGGGGCTGGTGCGCGACCTCGACGAGGCCGGCCGCCTCTACGAGAAGGAGATCATGGTCGCGTACGACCCCGTCGACGACCAGTTCCTCCCGGACCGGTACGTCGAGGGGACCTGCCCGTACTGCGGCGCGCACGCCCGCGGCGACGAGTGCGACGAGGGGTGCCAGCGCCATCTCGAACCGGGCGAGATCGAAGAGCCCGAGTCCACGATTACCGGCAACCCCGCGGAGTACCGCGAGCGCACCCACAAGTTCTTCGCGGTCTCCGAGTTCGCCGAGTACCTCTCCGGGTTCCTCGACCGGCTGGAGGGGACCTCGAACGCCCGGAACCAGCCCCGCGAGTGGATCGAACAGGGGCTTCAGGACTGGTGTATCACGCGTGACATGGACTGGGGAGTCGACTACCCCGGCGGCGAGGCGACGGAGTCGCCTCGGGAGGGCGGCGAAGCCGCCGACCCGCAGGACCTCGTCTTATACGTCTGGGTCGACGCCCCGATCGAGTACATCGCCTCGACGAAGCAGTACTCCGAGCGCGTCGGCGCCGACGCCTTCGACTGGGAGACCGCCTGGAAGGAGGGCGCGAGCGAGGAGTTCCCCGAGGGCGGCGAGATCGTCCACGTGATCGGCCGCGACATCATCCAGCACCACACGGTATTCTGGCCCGCGATGCTGGAGGCGACCGACCACGCGGAGCCGCGCGCGGTGATGGCCAGCGGCTTCGTTACCCTCGACGGCAAGGGGTTCTCGACGAGCCGCGACCGCGCCGTCTGGGCCGACGAGTACCTCGACGAGGGGTTCCACCCGGACCCACTGCGCTACTACCTCGCGACCAACGGCGGGTTCCAGCAGGACGTGGACTTCTCGTGGGAGAAGTTCGCGGAGCGCGTCAACACCGAGCTGGTGGGGACCGTCGGCAACTTCCTCTACCGGTCGCTGCTCTTCGCCCACCGGAACTACGACGACGGTCCCGACGCCGACGCCCCCAGCGACGAGGTCGCGGCGCGGATCGACGAGGCGGTCGACGACGTCGCGGCCGCCGTCAACGACTACTCCGTCCGCGCGCTCGGCGACGCCGTCACCGACCTCGCCCGGTTCGGCAACGAGTACATCCAGCGCAACGAGCCGTGGAAGCTCGTCGACGAAGAGCCCGAGGAGGCCGAACGGGTCATCTACGACTGCGTCGCGCTCGCGAAGGCGATCGCCGTCCTCTTCGAGCCGCTGGCCCCGGAGAAGACCGAACGGCTCTGGGACCAGCTGGGCGAGCCGGGATCCGTTCACGACGCGACCGTCGAGGCGGCCGGCGAGGCCCCCGCCGGCGACCTGAGCGAGCCGACCGAGCTGTTCGAACAGATCGAAGACGAGCGCGTCGAGGCGCTCAACGAGAAGCTCGAAGCCCGAGTCGCCGAGTCGGAGAGCGGCGAGGACGCGAACGACGGCGACAGCGACGACGGGAACAGCGACGCAACTGGAGACACCGACACGACCGACATGACCGACATCGAACCCCTCAGCGACGACCGCATTAGCTTCGACGAGTTCCAAGAGTTGGACCTCCGGGTCGGCCGGATCGAGGAGGCGGACGGGATCGACGGCGCCGACGACCTCCTGCGGCTCACTGTCGACCTCGGGGCGGAGACTCGGACGATCGTCGCGGGACTCAAGCAGCTTCACGACGCCGACGACCTGCCGGACACGAAGGTGATCGTCCTCGCGAACATGGAGAAGGCGGAGCTGTTCGGCGTCGAGTCGAACGGCATGGTGCTGGCCGCCGGCGAGGAGGCCGACCTCCTCACCACCTACGAGGACGCCGGGCCGGGTACGAAGGTGAAGTAACGCCGCCGCGCCGACCAGTCAGTTTCTCGAAATTTTATCTCGCGGCCGGCCGATCGACATCCGTAATGGCCCTCCTTCCCCGCTGGTCCGAGTCCAAGTCCTTCCCGACGCGGCTCATCCTCGTCGCGCTCGTCTGTGATCCGATCGGATTCGCCGCCGGCTACCTGCTCGCACCCGATTTCGGTGTCGAACCGATTCTGGGCGGCGTCTACGGGCTCGTCGCGGCGAGCTTCCCGGTGTCGCTGCTCGTGATGCGCGAGATGAACCGGCAGTGACGGTCGCGGGACGGTCGACCGCAGGCCCGCCTCCTCACGCGTCCAGCACTTCGGTCAGGTTCCCCTCCGGGCCCCTGACGAAACAGATCGTCGTCCCGCTCGACGTGGTCCGGGGCGGCGAGAGCGTCTCCACGTCGTCCGCGAGGCCCTCGTAGAACGCCTCAACGTCGTCGACGGAGAGACCGAGGTGGGCCGCGCCCGGACGGTCCAGTTCGGGGTCGATATCCTCCTCGCCAGCCGGCTCGTAGGAGACGAGTTCGACGATCACGTCGCCGGCGTCGAGGTGCGCGAACTCGGCCGCGGCGCCCTCGACGGCGACCGCCTCAGCGAAGGCGTCGCCGCCGACGGAGAACTCGGCGACGACGTCGAGGTCGAACGTCTCGGCGTAGAAGTCGACTGCGCGGTCCAGATCGGTGACGGTGATCCCGACGTGGTGGGCGGTTGGGTCGGACACGGGTGGCCGGTCGGCCGGTGCCGGCAAAACCGTGTCGAGTCAGAGCCCGAACAGGCGAGCGGCGAGTCCGGCGAGCACGATCAGCGCGCCGAGGATGAACGTGC
This window harbors:
- a CDS encoding VOC family protein, translated to MSDPTAHHVGITVTDLDRAVDFYAETFDLDVVAEFSVGGDAFAEAVAVEGAAAEFAHLDAGDVIVELVSYEPAGEEDIDPELDRPGAAHLGLSVDDVEAFYEGLADDVETLSPPRTTSSGTTICFVRGPEGNLTEVLDA
- a CDS encoding transporter; the protein is MRLSTILIALGAVVFILPVPGTFILGALIVLAGLAARLFGL
- the metG gene encoding methionine--tRNA ligase, yielding MSHDDFPTDRPAVVTCGLPYANGDLHIGHLRTYVGGDAYSRALERLGQETAFVSGSDMHGTPVAVNAEQEGVSPEAFALDWHEQYAETFPEFNVEFDNYGHTHDETNVELTQGLVRDLDEAGRLYEKEIMVAYDPVDDQFLPDRYVEGTCPYCGAHARGDECDEGCQRHLEPGEIEEPESTITGNPAEYRERTHKFFAVSEFAEYLSGFLDRLEGTSNARNQPREWIEQGLQDWCITRDMDWGVDYPGGEATESPREGGEAADPQDLVLYVWVDAPIEYIASTKQYSERVGADAFDWETAWKEGASEEFPEGGEIVHVIGRDIIQHHTVFWPAMLEATDHAEPRAVMASGFVTLDGKGFSTSRDRAVWADEYLDEGFHPDPLRYYLATNGGFQQDVDFSWEKFAERVNTELVGTVGNFLYRSLLFAHRNYDDGPDADAPSDEVAARIDEAVDDVAAAVNDYSVRALGDAVTDLARFGNEYIQRNEPWKLVDEEPEEAERVIYDCVALAKAIAVLFEPLAPEKTERLWDQLGEPGSVHDATVEAAGEAPAGDLSEPTELFEQIEDERVEALNEKLEARVAESESGEDANDGDSDDGNSDATGDTDTTDMTDIEPLSDDRISFDEFQELDLRVGRIEEADGIDGADDLLRLTVDLGAETRTIVAGLKQLHDADDLPDTKVIVLANMEKAELFGVESNGMVLAAGEEADLLTTYEDAGPGTKVK
- a CDS encoding thiamine-phosphate synthase family protein, with translation MRFVEEVVVDEFLPTVRSMLAEDLRDRGFTQSEVADALGISQSAVSKYAAGDVARRDRIVADERVRDLVERVGEGLASGDLTPVAALVEIEVLIRRLEEGDLLADLHEEAMPALAEAEVEFSVHDPDSGLRERERVLTSVRRGLRALTNASGFAGLIPNVGANVAECLVDAATVDDVAAVPGRLVDVKGRAMVPGEPEFGVSEHVATVLLAAREAGADVRGAVNLRYDPETVEALATDHPTVEFDAERPTREAVAEAVAAADRSGDEDGESLVVYQTGAVGVEPIVYVLAPTAAEAARIVRRLL